The following nucleotide sequence is from Alteromonas sp. V450.
ATCGAAAAGAATGAACAGTCCTGGTGTTAAGAACATGGAGATAGCCACAACAAGAGACAGTACAGAAATTATGTCGCTGGGTAGCACGTAGTTTTGCGAGGCAAAACTCAATAGCACAAAACCAAATTCACCTGCCTGAGCAAGGCTTAGTGTGAACAGCCATTTATTGGTGCCTCTTATTTTAAAAATTAGGGCGATGATAAATAGCACAATGGCTTTCACAAGCATAACCGCCGCGGTTAACCCAGCTATTAACATTGGGCTTTCACTTAGCACAGAAAAGTTAATACCAGCGCCTACCGTAATAAAAAATAGGCCTAGCAATAAGCCTTTAAACGGTTCGATATTGGCTTCAAGTTCATGCCTGAATTCACTGTTTGCTAAAACAACGCCGGCTAAAAATGCGCCAAGGGCAGGAGAGAGCCCAACTAGCCCCATCAATGCCGCAATCCCAATAATTAGCATAAGCGCTGTTGCGGTAAAAATTTCTCGTAATCCTGATGCGGCAACAAACTTAAATAAAGGGCGACTTAAGTAATGTCCGCCAACAGTAAGAAAGGCAATTGAGCTAATGATCACAAGACCAGAAGCCCAAGGAGCAAGCCCTTCAACTAAATTAAAACTATCGTGTGACCCTGTATCTCCACCATGTGCATTTCCTGCTTCAACCAGTTCGGGTATGGCAAGCAAGGGAATAAGCGCAAGCATGGGAATTACCGCGATGTCCTGAAACAGCAACACGGAAAAAGCACTTTTGCCTCCTTCCGTTTTTTGTAACCCTTTTTCTTGTAGTGTTTGTAAAACAATAGCGGTTGAAGAAAGGGCGAAAATAAGGCCTATCGTAAGTGCAATGCTAAAAGGCTGTTCAAGTAACAAGGCTACGCCAGTGATAAGTGCTGTGGTTAGTGCTAACTGCAGGCCGCCTAAGCCCATAAGTTTAGACTTCATGGCCCAAAGTGAACGGGGCTCTAGCTCTAGCCCAACTAAAAACAGCATCATGACTACACCAAATTCAGCAAAATGCTGAATAGCGACAGTTTCGTCACCAACAAGGCCGAATATGGGGCCAATCACTAGCCCTGCTATTAAATAGCCTAGTACAGACCCTAAACCAAGGCGCTTTGCAATGGGTACGGCTATTACAGCGGCTACAAGGTAAATAAATGCATATAGAAAATAGCCAGTCACATTACTCTCCTTGAGGTGTACAAAGGTCTGCCAGATTCTCGATGCGCTTTGCTTTTTCTAAATCGAGGGTGTTAGTTGTTAGCTTTCTCAGCAAAGTTACCCACTTCTCTTTGTGTTGAATTACACGATGCTCTTCTTGGGCGGTACGCGAGCCGAATATTGCAAACGGTGCAATGTAGGTCATATGGGTAATTTGAGCCATTTGTTCTAAAGGCTGAAGCAGTTGCCTAATGGTATAGTGATTGAAGCCGTCAGTTTGATAGGCTTCTTCTTTGCCGCCAGCACTTAGTGCACAAAGAAACAATTTATCTTTAAGCGCAGTACCTTCGTGACCGTAGGCGAATCCATATTCCAACACTAAATCTTGCCACTCTTT
It contains:
- a CDS encoding monovalent cation:proton antiporter-2 (CPA2) family protein; the encoded protein is MTGYFLYAFIYLVAAVIAVPIAKRLGLGSVLGYLIAGLVIGPIFGLVGDETVAIQHFAEFGVVMMLFLVGLELEPRSLWAMKSKLMGLGGLQLALTTALITGVALLLEQPFSIALTIGLIFALSSTAIVLQTLQEKGLQKTEGGKSAFSVLLFQDIAVIPMLALIPLLAIPELVEAGNAHGGDTGSHDSFNLVEGLAPWASGLVIISSIAFLTVGGHYLSRPLFKFVAASGLREIFTATALMLIIGIAALMGLVGLSPALGAFLAGVVLANSEFRHELEANIEPFKGLLLGLFFITVGAGINFSVLSESPMLIAGLTAAVMLVKAIVLFIIALIFKIRGTNKWLFTLSLAQAGEFGFVLLSFASQNYVLPSDIISVLSLVVAISMFLTPGLFILFDKAIIPRYKNAKSQRAEDEIDEKGTVVIAGIGRFGQIINRLLVANDVNTVVLDIRSEQIDLIRRIGTKAYFGDASKPDILHTAGAHEAALLVIAIDDKETAAEMVKYAKHAFPNIKVLARAFDRGHGYRLRQLGADFVVSETYHSALEMGAEALRSLNVHPFQVERQKMAYKNIESQQNDVLYHAWADDASGERVDNNYLKLFIELESLIENALKADLHDKHSKMRGWTPPPKGYAESLAPDENPNRNNT
- a CDS encoding NAD(P)H-dependent oxidoreductase, producing the protein MTNLDAIEDTKRSKKVLILFAHPAQTRSEVNVPLFHEAQLNKHVTAVDLYAEYPDFNIDIEREQQRLVDHDVIIFLFPLYWYSTPSILKEWQDLVLEYGFAYGHEGTALKDKLFLCALSAGGKEEAYQTDGFNHYTIRQLLQPLEQMAQITHMTYIAPFAIFGSRTAQEEHRVIQHKEKWVTLLRKLTTNTLDLEKAKRIENLADLCTPQGE